The Micromonospora sp. Llam0 genome includes a window with the following:
- a CDS encoding YcaO-like family protein: MSGTDLAAGSVVQDGERTLSLSEAHLRGLAAAAELDLRVDCTAVLDGDPAVWTATLWRGDDPVPSGLGLGKGNSAAAQVGAIFEALEHHLSGLHGLADDGTTLRRAGEICRDVTLSQDVALGLLGELPDGPMGCLPFRVVTSGAEIDVPLFLSVPDYLDEEADPLRDSLGDHYDYTGVSRYSCNNGWAAGADPVEAAVHALNETIERDAFSLLLVDQFLGRRRSPLVLIEASTLPDDLAALVSAAETITGRRLHLIDMTSDLGVPAIFAYLPTRDGEPARIRGCGASLSRHYAIARAVSELVQVHLASSLGNIHSAFAAMTPVRHDWTTPYPALHACYRSDFSSRLADATVVPYQETEAPDTAVGHFDALIDALVRRGFTPLQRDHYVTGNLAVVNIFVPGLERFMLVTDGQVVVPGKRGMAVKNNGVRPESVLDVR; encoded by the coding sequence ATGTCGGGGACAGATCTTGCGGCCGGCTCGGTGGTCCAGGACGGTGAGCGGACGCTGAGCTTGTCCGAGGCCCACCTGCGGGGTCTGGCGGCAGCGGCCGAGCTCGATCTCCGGGTGGACTGCACGGCGGTGCTCGACGGTGATCCGGCAGTCTGGACCGCGACGTTGTGGCGTGGCGACGACCCGGTGCCCAGCGGGCTGGGACTCGGCAAGGGAAACTCGGCGGCAGCGCAGGTCGGCGCGATCTTCGAGGCGCTGGAGCACCACCTCAGTGGGCTGCATGGCCTCGCTGACGACGGGACGACGCTGCGCCGCGCGGGTGAGATCTGCCGCGACGTGACGCTCAGCCAGGACGTGGCGCTCGGCCTGCTCGGGGAGTTGCCCGACGGGCCGATGGGGTGCCTGCCCTTCCGGGTGGTGACCAGCGGCGCCGAGATCGACGTGCCGCTGTTCCTGTCCGTGCCGGACTACCTCGACGAGGAGGCCGACCCGCTGCGGGACAGTCTGGGTGACCACTACGACTACACCGGGGTGAGCCGGTACTCCTGCAACAACGGCTGGGCGGCGGGCGCCGACCCGGTCGAGGCGGCGGTCCACGCGCTCAACGAGACCATCGAGCGGGATGCCTTCTCCCTCCTGCTGGTCGACCAGTTCCTGGGGCGGCGAAGGTCACCGCTGGTCCTCATCGAGGCGAGCACGTTGCCGGACGACCTCGCAGCCCTGGTGTCAGCGGCGGAGACCATCACCGGCCGGCGGCTGCATCTGATCGACATGACCAGCGACCTGGGCGTGCCGGCGATCTTCGCCTACCTTCCTACCCGCGACGGCGAACCGGCCCGGATCCGCGGCTGTGGCGCCTCGCTCTCCCGGCACTATGCGATCGCCCGTGCCGTGAGCGAGCTGGTCCAGGTCCACCTGGCGTCCTCGCTCGGGAACATCCACTCCGCGTTCGCCGCCATGACGCCCGTCCGGCACGACTGGACGACGCCCTATCCCGCACTCCACGCCTGTTACCGAAGTGACTTCAGCAGCCGGCTGGCCGACGCCACCGTCGTGCCGTACCAGGAGACGGAAGCGCCGGACACTGCGGTTGGCCATTTCGACGCGCTCATCGATGCCCTCGTCAGACGCGGCTTCACGCCGCTGCAGCGTGACCACTACGTCACCGGCAACCTGGCCGTGGTCAACATCTTCGTCCCCGGCCTGGAGCGGTTCATGCTCGTCACCGACGGACAGGTGGTGGTGCCGGGGAAGCGCGGCATGGCGGTCAAGAACAACGGAGTACGGCCTGAATCCGTGCTCGATGTCAGATAG
- a CDS encoding FAD-dependent oxidoreductase: MKAVICGAGIAGLALAHRLDTAGWAVTVLEQAPAPRTEGYMIDFFGPGYDAIERMRLLPQLYEYGYQVTALTYRDDQGRRRASLSYSRFADIVDGRLVSIMRPDLERILREALPGRVALRFGSRLARIDHRADRVDATTVDGTVHRADLLVGADGIHSTVRRLAFGDERHFLRHLGFHTAAWVFDDPAARDAVGDEFALTDSTRRQLGCYVLRDGRIAVFAVHRTTDPQLPADPRSALREEYAGLGWIAPQALAACPPADDIYYDQVAQIEMPAWSQGRVVLVGDACQAVSLLAGQGASLAVAGAETLAAELTRALDPTAGADPGVLAIALRRYETAMRPVVTEKQQVARRGVRWFVPEHRWWLHVRRAALAAAGLPGMDRVIAGAMVGKSST; encoded by the coding sequence GTGAAGGCGGTCATCTGCGGCGCCGGGATCGCCGGGCTGGCCCTGGCCCACCGGCTGGACACCGCCGGCTGGGCGGTTACCGTCCTCGAACAGGCGCCGGCACCGCGTACCGAGGGCTACATGATCGACTTCTTCGGGCCGGGCTACGACGCCATCGAACGGATGCGGCTGTTGCCACAACTGTACGAGTACGGCTACCAGGTCACCGCGCTGACCTACCGGGACGACCAGGGCCGTCGGCGGGCCAGCCTCAGCTACTCCCGGTTCGCCGACATCGTCGACGGTCGGCTGGTCAGCATCATGCGTCCCGACCTGGAACGGATCCTGCGCGAAGCGCTGCCCGGCCGGGTCGCGCTGCGCTTCGGCAGCCGGCTGGCCCGCATCGACCACCGCGCCGACCGGGTCGACGCCACCACCGTCGACGGCACCGTCCACCGGGCCGACCTGCTGGTCGGCGCCGACGGCATCCACTCCACCGTCCGCCGGCTCGCCTTCGGCGACGAACGGCACTTCCTGCGCCACCTCGGCTTCCACACCGCCGCCTGGGTGTTCGACGACCCGGCGGCCCGCGACGCCGTCGGCGACGAGTTCGCCCTCACCGACAGCACCCGGCGCCAGCTCGGCTGCTACGTGCTGCGCGACGGGCGGATCGCCGTCTTCGCCGTGCACCGCACCACCGACCCGCAGCTGCCGGCCGATCCCCGGTCGGCCCTGCGCGAGGAGTACGCCGGCCTCGGCTGGATCGCGCCGCAGGCGCTCGCCGCCTGCCCGCCCGCCGACGACATCTACTACGACCAGGTCGCCCAGATCGAGATGCCGGCCTGGAGCCAGGGCCGGGTGGTCCTGGTCGGCGACGCCTGCCAGGCGGTCTCCCTGCTCGCCGGGCAGGGTGCTTCGCTGGCCGTCGCCGGGGCGGAGACCCTGGCCGCCGAGCTGACCCGGGCACTCGACCCCACCGCCGGTGCCGACCCTGGCGTACTGGCGATAGCGCTGCGCCGCTACGAGACCGCGATGCGACCGGTCGTCACCGAAAAACAGCAGGTGGCCCGGCGTGGGGTCCGCTGGTTCGTGCCGGAGCACCGCTGGTGGCTGCACGTGCGGCGGGCCGCGTTGGCCGCCGCCGGGCTGCCCGGCATGGACCGGGTCATCGCCGGCGCGATGGTCGGCAAGTCCAGCACCTGA
- a CDS encoding response regulator transcription factor: protein MTGDPGAGAAVTGDAAIRVVLVDDQALVRAGFRMVLDYSGDMTVVGEAGDGAEALRLLRTVETDVVVMDVRMPVLDGVEATRRICAAGPTPRVLVLTTFDTEADAFAALQAGASGFLLKSVPPEDLLAAIRVIAAGDSVVAPRITRRLLDRFAGQLVAAGPAAPAVDGLTDREREVLLLVGQGLSNAEIAGRLTVAEATVKTHVGRILAKLGLRDRVQAVVLAYETGLIRPGTTT, encoded by the coding sequence ATGACCGGCGACCCGGGTGCCGGCGCGGCCGTGACCGGCGACGCCGCCATCCGGGTGGTCCTCGTCGACGATCAGGCCCTGGTCCGGGCCGGCTTCCGGATGGTGCTCGACTACTCCGGCGACATGACCGTGGTCGGTGAGGCCGGTGACGGCGCCGAGGCGCTGCGGCTGCTGCGTACCGTCGAAACCGACGTGGTGGTGATGGACGTGCGGATGCCGGTCCTCGACGGCGTCGAAGCGACCCGCCGGATCTGCGCCGCCGGCCCCACCCCCCGGGTGCTGGTGCTGACCACCTTCGACACCGAGGCCGACGCGTTCGCCGCGCTGCAGGCCGGTGCCAGCGGATTCCTGCTCAAGAGCGTCCCGCCGGAGGACCTGCTCGCCGCGATCCGGGTGATCGCCGCCGGCGACTCGGTGGTCGCGCCGCGGATCACCCGCCGGCTGCTGGACCGGTTCGCCGGCCAACTCGTCGCAGCCGGGCCGGCGGCCCCGGCCGTGGACGGGCTCACCGACCGGGAACGCGAGGTGCTGCTGCTGGTCGGCCAGGGGCTGTCCAACGCCGAGATCGCCGGCCGGCTCACCGTCGCCGAGGCCACCGTGAAGACCCATGTCGGGCGGATCCTGGCCAAACTGGGGCTGCGCGACCGGGTCCAGGCCGTCGTCCTGGCGTACGAGACCGGTCTGATCCGCCCCGGCACTACGACCTGA
- a CDS encoding ABC transporter ATP-binding protein yields MSSTTTTTAAAVTATGLTKVYGTGEAAVTALDGVDVAFDAGRFHAIMGASGSGKSTLMHCLAGLDRPTTGSVRVGDADITRLDDRRLTMLRRDRIGFVFQRYNLLPTLTAVENVTLPLAIAGRRVDGGWLNRVVAAVGLTDRLGHRPAELSGGQQQRVAVARALITRPSVIFADEPTGNLDSRTGAEVLRLLRDAVDQLGQTVVMVTHDPLAATRADRVTFLADGRRVTDLDRPDADAILDVMSRLDGTRVGG; encoded by the coding sequence ATGTCTTCGACCACTACGACCACGGCCGCGGCGGTCACCGCCACCGGCCTGACCAAGGTGTACGGCACCGGCGAGGCGGCCGTCACCGCGCTGGACGGCGTCGACGTCGCCTTCGACGCCGGCCGGTTCCACGCGATCATGGGCGCCTCCGGGTCCGGCAAGTCGACCCTGATGCACTGCCTCGCCGGCCTGGACCGGCCCACCACCGGCTCGGTACGCGTCGGCGACGCCGACATCACCCGGCTCGACGACCGGCGGCTGACGATGCTGCGCCGCGACCGGATCGGGTTCGTCTTCCAGCGCTACAACCTGCTGCCGACGCTCACCGCGGTGGAGAACGTCACCCTGCCGCTGGCGATCGCCGGCCGCCGGGTCGACGGTGGCTGGCTGAACCGGGTGGTCGCCGCCGTCGGGCTCACCGACCGGCTCGGGCACCGGCCGGCCGAACTCTCCGGCGGGCAGCAGCAGCGGGTGGCCGTCGCCCGCGCGTTGATCACCCGACCGTCGGTGATCTTCGCCGACGAGCCGACCGGCAACCTGGACTCCCGTACCGGCGCCGAGGTGCTGCGCCTGCTGCGCGACGCCGTCGACCAGCTCGGGCAGACCGTGGTGATGGTGACCCACGACCCGCTCGCCGCCACCCGCGCCGACCGGGTCACCTTCCTCGCCGACGGACGTCGGGTCACCGACCTGGACCGGCCCGACGCCGACGCCATCCTCGACGTGATGTCCCGCCTCGACGGCACCCGCGTGGGTGGGTGA
- a CDS encoding sensor histidine kinase, whose product MPVPPPPPTPPSWMICGRELLFDLAIVTVVGTTSVIAEGPYGLIGIGHGLLMAAPLLARRRFPAATYAVVALLGAAQLLAGDTFTLLPHDVAILIALYSMVKYARQAWIGFAALATTLFGGFTAAVLLSPAVQWDDGSGTWLDRYIFLLASSVTIGVWLLGLTVRIRHLYVRSLEERAATAERERDHLARIAVVEERARIARELHDIIAHSLSVMIVHADGGRFALDRDPDRTRSALTTIGATGREALGEMRQLIDVLRHPQRSAEAVVDRPRGSLNQVGEAVAKARTAGLVVEYTVTGTVPEVPDGMALAVYRIVQESLTNTLRHAGERARARVAITYTRQAITIEVVDDGGRRAAIPPPAAAPTRTAAAPTRTAAAPTRTAAAPARGDAVPVPALSNVTPLPVPAAALPAGGHGLIGMRERVGLYGGEFSAGARLDGGWQVRASIPLTLAAAA is encoded by the coding sequence ATGCCGGTGCCGCCCCCGCCCCCGACTCCGCCGAGCTGGATGATCTGCGGCCGTGAGCTGCTGTTCGACCTCGCCATCGTCACGGTCGTCGGTACCACGTCGGTGATCGCCGAGGGGCCGTACGGCCTGATCGGCATCGGCCACGGGCTGCTGATGGCCGCCCCGCTGCTCGCCCGCCGCCGGTTCCCGGCCGCCACCTACGCCGTCGTCGCCCTGCTCGGCGCCGCCCAACTGCTCGCCGGGGACACCTTCACCCTGCTGCCGCACGACGTGGCGATCCTGATCGCGCTCTACTCGATGGTCAAGTACGCCCGGCAGGCCTGGATCGGGTTCGCCGCACTGGCCACCACCCTGTTCGGCGGCTTCACCGCCGCCGTCCTGCTCAGCCCGGCGGTGCAGTGGGACGACGGCAGCGGGACATGGCTCGACCGGTACATCTTCCTGCTGGCCAGCTCGGTCACCATCGGGGTCTGGCTGCTCGGCCTGACCGTACGGATCCGCCACCTGTACGTGCGCAGCCTGGAGGAGCGGGCCGCCACCGCCGAACGGGAACGGGACCACCTGGCCCGGATCGCCGTCGTCGAGGAGCGCGCCCGGATCGCCCGCGAACTGCACGACATCATCGCCCACTCACTGTCGGTCATGATCGTGCACGCCGACGGGGGCCGGTTCGCCCTGGACCGCGACCCGGACCGCACCCGCAGCGCGCTGACCACGATCGGGGCCACCGGCCGGGAGGCGCTCGGCGAGATGCGCCAGCTAATCGACGTACTGCGGCATCCGCAGCGCTCCGCCGAAGCGGTGGTGGACCGCCCGCGCGGCAGCCTCAACCAGGTGGGCGAGGCGGTGGCCAAGGCCCGGACCGCCGGGCTGGTCGTCGAGTACACCGTGACCGGCACCGTGCCCGAGGTGCCCGACGGGATGGCGCTCGCCGTCTACCGGATCGTGCAGGAGTCGCTGACCAACACCCTGCGGCACGCGGGGGAGCGGGCCCGGGCGCGGGTGGCGATCACGTACACCCGGCAGGCCATCACGATCGAGGTCGTCGACGACGGCGGCCGCCGGGCCGCGATCCCGCCGCCGGCCGCCGCACCGACCCGGACCGCCGCCGCACCGACCCGGACCGCCGCCGCACCGACCCGGACCGCCGCCGCACCGGCCCGGGGCGACGCGGTTCCGGTGCCGGCGCTGAGCAACGTCACCCCGCTGCCGGTGCCGGCCGCCGCGCTGCCCGCCGGCGGGCACGGGCTGATCGGCATGCGCGAGCGGGTCGGGCTGTACGGCGGCGAGTTCAGCGCCGGGGCCCGGCTCGACGGCGGCTGGCAGGTGCGGGCGTCGATCCCGCTGACCTTGGCGGCGGCGGCATGA
- a CDS encoding BTAD domain-containing putative transcriptional regulator: MESLRFNLLGVVRGRRGSADLDMGSPQQQALLVVLLLRPGQAVSAAVLMEALWGDDPPVTATKSLRTYAWRWRKVLENDAAEPRLLTTVGDGYRLEVPEDAVDVRYAEALARRARRARRVGDARSARAMLAEALALFNGEPLAGVPGPFAQRHRRRLTELHLDLLEARLALDIDLGRASWCVPELRALIDENPLRESLVVLLIRALHASGRTGEAAAVFPAARRRIVDRLGLEPGAELADAHRRLLASEGPAALPVRNEEPARTKELARPKEPVRSDEPVGSDVPVPRPAQVPASTADFTGREAVARLIINALSRSDRGSLPIVAVAGMGGLGKTTLARHVAHRVGAHYPDGQLYAELRGGDARPASPQDVLDGFLAALGVESVPDCLDSRSALFRSVTHDRRLLVVLDDAHNLAQITPLLPGAATCGVLVTSRSRLAGLNGAVHADLEVFDEAEAIELLSRVIGHDRVAAERETARELVVACGLLPLAVRIVAARLAARPGWSIGTLRDRFTLRDRFTGGCRLGTLRAGDLDVSATFLASWRQLTPEQQRALVLLAVTDMPDFALPIAARMLDRPEPDSEDLLEELVDLALLESDTAGRYHLHPLVRSFALAQDIAGAAGAARAAGAARVAGSAGSAGEIAASQGRLLDALLATAVNAFQRAAPGDPVAVTLAADGAAGQPLDSLASARRWAAAELPNIVALVGQMTAGGGNLLRRSVDLMIAISPFGPDPRAEPTIELVSVLCAAADRAGDGKMAGRAHFLRGKLAIAAVRLQESERETRIAAELCAEHDDAPILRRALDTLGLLALRRGDYDSAVTHFEKAIGLARRLRHRVGEFMSIVNAALAEVYRGEPAEAEAACREALDSFDDLSDDGATAYAWYVIGLAAFDQQRYEDAVSWFVRCLNLCVSAGLHVREARARYRLADALRETGELELALRHARQAAGHCERLSDQRDQAYAYAVLSRVLHALGADHESREQLILAHDLFTVLGLPEATETGRQLARPP, translated from the coding sequence ATGGAATCCCTTCGCTTCAACCTGCTCGGCGTGGTGCGCGGCCGCCGGGGCTCTGCCGATCTCGACATGGGAAGTCCGCAGCAACAGGCCCTGCTGGTCGTCCTTCTCCTGCGGCCGGGTCAGGCGGTGAGCGCGGCCGTTCTGATGGAAGCGCTGTGGGGCGACGACCCGCCGGTCACGGCGACGAAGAGCCTCCGTACGTACGCTTGGCGCTGGCGCAAGGTGCTGGAGAACGACGCTGCCGAGCCCCGGCTCCTGACGACCGTCGGTGACGGCTACCGCCTGGAGGTGCCCGAGGACGCCGTCGATGTGCGGTACGCCGAGGCGCTGGCCCGTCGCGCCCGTCGCGCCCGCCGGGTCGGCGACGCGAGGAGTGCTCGCGCAATGCTGGCCGAGGCGCTTGCCCTCTTCAACGGCGAGCCGCTGGCCGGGGTGCCCGGCCCGTTCGCGCAACGGCATCGCCGCCGGCTGACTGAGCTGCACCTGGACCTGCTGGAGGCGCGTCTGGCGTTGGACATCGACCTCGGCCGCGCCTCCTGGTGTGTGCCCGAGTTGCGTGCGCTCATCGACGAGAACCCGCTGCGCGAAAGCCTCGTCGTGCTGTTGATCCGGGCACTGCACGCCAGCGGCCGGACGGGGGAGGCCGCTGCGGTATTCCCGGCCGCTCGCCGCAGGATCGTGGACCGGCTGGGGCTGGAACCCGGCGCCGAGCTTGCCGACGCCCACCGGCGGCTCCTGGCCAGCGAAGGGCCCGCCGCCCTGCCGGTGCGGAATGAGGAGCCGGCGCGCACCAAGGAGCTTGCGCGCCCCAAGGAGCCGGTGCGGAGCGATGAGCCGGTGGGCAGTGATGTGCCGGTGCCGCGGCCGGCCCAGGTCCCGGCCAGCACTGCGGACTTTACCGGGCGCGAGGCGGTGGCCCGCCTGATCATCAACGCCCTGAGCCGGTCCGACCGGGGCTCGTTGCCGATTGTCGCCGTGGCCGGGATGGGCGGTCTCGGCAAGACCACCCTGGCACGACACGTCGCTCACCGGGTCGGCGCGCACTACCCGGACGGTCAGCTGTACGCGGAGCTCAGGGGCGGTGACGCCAGGCCGGCATCGCCGCAGGACGTCCTGGATGGTTTCCTCGCGGCACTCGGGGTGGAGTCCGTCCCGGACTGCCTGGACAGCAGGTCGGCGCTGTTCCGTTCGGTGACGCACGACCGCCGGCTGCTCGTGGTGCTGGACGACGCGCACAACCTGGCCCAGATCACCCCGTTGCTGCCGGGAGCCGCGACCTGCGGCGTACTGGTCACCTCCCGATCCCGGCTGGCCGGCCTGAACGGCGCCGTGCACGCCGACCTCGAGGTGTTCGACGAGGCCGAGGCGATTGAGCTGCTGAGCCGGGTGATCGGCCACGACCGGGTGGCCGCCGAGCGCGAGACGGCACGGGAGCTCGTGGTGGCCTGCGGATTGCTGCCGCTGGCGGTCCGCATCGTGGCGGCCCGGCTGGCCGCCCGGCCGGGCTGGTCGATCGGCACGCTTCGCGACCGGTTCACGCTTCGCGACCGGTTCACCGGCGGGTGCCGGCTGGGCACGTTGCGGGCCGGTGATCTCGACGTGAGCGCGACCTTCCTGGCCAGTTGGCGGCAGCTCACCCCGGAACAGCAGCGTGCACTGGTCCTGCTGGCCGTCACCGACATGCCGGACTTCGCGCTGCCCATCGCGGCCCGGATGCTGGACCGGCCCGAGCCGGACAGCGAAGACCTGCTGGAGGAACTGGTCGACCTGGCGTTGCTCGAGTCGGACACCGCCGGGCGGTACCACCTGCATCCCCTCGTGCGGTCGTTCGCCCTCGCCCAGGACATCGCCGGAGCAGCCGGGGCGGCCAGGGCGGCCGGAGCAGCCCGAGTGGCCGGATCGGCAGGATCGGCCGGGGAGATCGCCGCCTCCCAGGGGCGGCTGCTCGACGCCCTTCTCGCCACTGCGGTCAACGCGTTCCAGCGGGCTGCTCCGGGCGATCCGGTCGCCGTGACCCTGGCCGCGGACGGGGCCGCCGGGCAGCCGTTGGACAGCCTCGCGAGCGCCCGGCGCTGGGCAGCCGCAGAGTTGCCGAACATCGTGGCACTGGTCGGGCAGATGACGGCCGGCGGAGGGAACCTCCTTCGTCGTTCGGTAGATCTGATGATCGCGATTTCGCCGTTCGGGCCAGACCCACGCGCGGAACCGACGATCGAGTTGGTGTCCGTGCTGTGCGCGGCGGCGGACCGCGCCGGCGACGGGAAGATGGCCGGGCGCGCGCACTTCCTGCGCGGCAAGCTGGCGATCGCGGCGGTACGCCTCCAGGAGTCCGAGCGGGAGACCAGGATCGCCGCCGAGCTGTGCGCCGAGCACGACGACGCCCCCATCTTGCGGCGGGCGCTGGACACCCTGGGTCTGCTGGCGCTGCGTCGCGGCGACTACGACAGTGCCGTCACCCATTTCGAGAAGGCGATCGGGCTGGCCCGGCGGCTTCGCCACCGCGTCGGCGAGTTCATGTCGATCGTCAACGCGGCACTGGCCGAGGTCTACCGTGGAGAGCCCGCCGAGGCGGAGGCCGCCTGCCGGGAAGCCCTGGACTCGTTCGATGATCTGTCGGACGACGGCGCGACCGCGTACGCGTGGTATGTCATCGGGCTTGCGGCGTTCGACCAGCAGCGGTACGAGGACGCCGTGTCATGGTTCGTCCGGTGCCTCAACCTGTGTGTGTCGGCCGGTCTGCACGTGCGGGAGGCGAGGGCGCGCTACCGGCTGGCGGACGCCTTGCGAGAGACCGGCGAGCTGGAGCTCGCTCTCCGGCATGCCCGGCAGGCGGCCGGTCACTGCGAGCGGCTCAGTGACCAGCGAGATCAGGCCTACGCCTACGCGGTGCTTTCGCGGGTGCTGCACGCGCTCGGCGCCGACCACGAATCCCGCGAACAGCTGATCCTGGCCCACGACCTGTTCACCGTGCTCGGCCTGCCGGAGGCCACCGAGACCGGACGGCAACTCGCCCGGCCTCCCTGA
- a CDS encoding TetR/AcrR family transcriptional regulator produces the protein MTQTAAERGRQVRARLRAAAVALIAERGWAAVSTRLVADRAGVAPGLVHYHYASVRALLIEAATGTMTDLASELDTLLTGAASPEAGVRALLTALDGYSGTDPTSLLFAEAYLAAARDAELRQVLAGILDGLRSRIADWLAGHGVADPAGSAAVLTAALDGLMLHRPLSSGLTSDAVAGPLIRLVATDTSA, from the coding sequence ATGACGCAGACCGCCGCCGAACGCGGCCGGCAGGTGCGGGCCCGGCTGCGCGCCGCCGCCGTCGCGTTGATCGCCGAGCGCGGCTGGGCCGCCGTCAGCACCCGGCTCGTCGCCGACCGGGCCGGGGTCGCCCCCGGGCTGGTCCACTACCACTACGCCTCGGTGCGGGCACTGCTGATCGAGGCCGCCACCGGCACGATGACCGACCTCGCCAGCGAGCTCGACACCCTGCTCACCGGAGCGGCGAGCCCCGAGGCCGGGGTACGGGCCCTGCTCACCGCCCTCGACGGCTACTCCGGCACCGACCCGACCTCGCTGCTGTTCGCCGAGGCGTACCTGGCCGCCGCCCGCGACGCCGAGTTGCGCCAGGTGCTGGCCGGCATCCTCGACGGGCTGCGCAGCCGGATCGCCGACTGGCTGGCCGGCCACGGCGTCGCCGACCCAGCGGGCAGCGCCGCCGTGCTGACCGCCGCCCTCGACGGCCTCATGCTGCACCGTCCACTGTCATCCGGCCTCACCTCGGACGCGGTCGCCGGACCGCTGATCCGCCTGGTCGCCACCGACACCTCAGCATGA